A window of Pomacea canaliculata isolate SZHN2017 linkage group LG3, ASM307304v1, whole genome shotgun sequence contains these coding sequences:
- the LOC112560458 gene encoding arylsulfatase B-like isoform X1, whose translation MLKTWLLVTTVMVLVSIAQAVTSSPNIIFVVADDLGWNDVSWHNPSMITPNLDKYARTGVILNSSYIQYFCSPSRSAFMTGYFPYHTGLQHKVIIEGQPRFVPTNFKMLPAHLKTAGYMTHIVGKWHLGMCNWKYTPTYRGFDSFYGYYNGMDDYYTHRTTGGYDFRSNTSVAEDPHHTHSTYLFTDQTIKVIENHDKSKPLFLYLPFQLVHYPLQVPLKYEQMYKHVASKRRRVYSGMVSMMDEAFGQITEALDSAGLLDNSLIIFTTDNGGSVPHGGNNWPLRGGKTTFWEGGTRGVAFVWSRNLLERTGYTNHEMIHAVDWFPTILHLAGLRPDSNIDGVNQWEMLRTGAPSSRTEFVYNIDTIMNSSAIRYGDYKLLTGSPGSINDWYPIPTQDNTISRTKEATWKPQLYNIRNDPQERNDLAQKQPQILKFMMNRLSRWMASGVKPQTSPVDPRSNPRNWGGVWTPGWC comes from the exons ATGCTCAAGACCTGGTTACTTGTGACCACTGTGATGGTCCTTGTGTCCATCGCTCAAGCTGTCACCAGTAGTCCAAACATTATATTTGTGGTTGCTGATGACCTGG GATGGAACGATGTGAGCTGGCACAACCCGAGTATGATCACACCCAACCTGGACAAATACGCCAGGACAGGGGTGATCCTCAACTCCTCCTACATCCAATATTTCTGCTCTCC ATCTCGTAGTGCCTTTATGACTGGATATTTTCCATACCACACAGGACTCCAG CACAAAGTCATCATTGAGGGCCAGCCCCGGTTTGTGCCGACAAATTTCAAGATGTTGCCGGCCCATCTCAAGACAGCAGGTTACATGACACACATCGTGGGCAA GTGGCACCTGGGCATGTGCAACTGGAAGTACACGCCGACCTATCGCGGGTTCGACAGCTTCTACGGCTACTACAACGGCATGGATGATTACTACACCCATCGTACAA CTGGGGGATACGACTTCCGCAGTAATACGTCTGTTGCGGAGGATCCGCATCATACTCATTCTACA taTCTTTTCACTGACCAGACGATCAAAGTGATCGAGAATCACGACAAGTCCAAGCCCCTGTTTCTCTACCTGCCCTTCCAGTTGGTTCACTACCCGCTGCAG gTTCCCCTGAAATACgaacaaatgtacaaacacGTTGCTTCCAAACGGAGACGCGTTTACAGCG GGATGGTGTCCATGATGGACGAGGCATTCGGTCAGATTACCGAGGCGCTGGACAGTGCCGGACTGCTGGACAACTCGCTGATCATCTTCACCACTGAC AATGGCGGATCAGTGCCACATGGGGGTAACAACTGGCCACTCCGGGGTGGCAAGACAACATTTTGGGAAGGAGGCACCCGGGGTGTGGCTTTCGTATGGAGCAGAAACCTGCTGGAGCGGACTGGCTACACCAACCATGA GATGATACATGCTGTGGACTGGTTCCCCACCATTCTACATCTCGCTGGTTTACGCCCAG ATTCTAACATCGACGGCGTCAACCAGTGGGAGATGCTGAGGACTGGCGCCCCGAGCAGCAGAACCGAATTTGTCTACAACATCGACACCATCATGAACAGCTCCGCCATCAGATACGGCGACTACAAGCTGCTGACCGGCTCTCCAGGCAGCATCAATGACTGGTATCCCATTCCCACACAGGACAACACAATTTCCAGAACAAAGGAGGCGACATGGAAGCCCCAGCTGTACAACATACGAA ATGACCCACAGGAGCGGAATGACCTGGCACAGAAGCAACCTCAGATATTGAAGTTCATGATGAACAGACTTTCTCGCTGGATGGCCAGCGGTGTGAAGCCACAGACCTCCCCTGTTGACCCCAGGAGCAACCCAAGGAACTGGGGAGGAGTCTGGACCCCCGGGTGGTGCTAG
- the LOC112560458 gene encoding arylsulfatase B-like isoform X2, translated as MITPNLDKYARTGVILNSSYIQYFCSPSRSAFMTGYFPYHTGLQHKVIIEGQPRFVPTNFKMLPAHLKTAGYMTHIVGKWHLGMCNWKYTPTYRGFDSFYGYYNGMDDYYTHRTTGGYDFRSNTSVAEDPHHTHSTYLFTDQTIKVIENHDKSKPLFLYLPFQLVHYPLQVPLKYEQMYKHVASKRRRVYSGMVSMMDEAFGQITEALDSAGLLDNSLIIFTTDNGGSVPHGGNNWPLRGGKTTFWEGGTRGVAFVWSRNLLERTGYTNHEMIHAVDWFPTILHLAGLRPDSNIDGVNQWEMLRTGAPSSRTEFVYNIDTIMNSSAIRYGDYKLLTGSPGSINDWYPIPTQDNTISRTKEATWKPQLYNIRNDPQERNDLAQKQPQILKFMMNRLSRWMASGVKPQTSPVDPRSNPRNWGGVWTPGWC; from the exons ATGATCACACCCAACCTGGACAAATACGCCAGGACAGGGGTGATCCTCAACTCCTCCTACATCCAATATTTCTGCTCTCC ATCTCGTAGTGCCTTTATGACTGGATATTTTCCATACCACACAGGACTCCAG CACAAAGTCATCATTGAGGGCCAGCCCCGGTTTGTGCCGACAAATTTCAAGATGTTGCCGGCCCATCTCAAGACAGCAGGTTACATGACACACATCGTGGGCAA GTGGCACCTGGGCATGTGCAACTGGAAGTACACGCCGACCTATCGCGGGTTCGACAGCTTCTACGGCTACTACAACGGCATGGATGATTACTACACCCATCGTACAA CTGGGGGATACGACTTCCGCAGTAATACGTCTGTTGCGGAGGATCCGCATCATACTCATTCTACA taTCTTTTCACTGACCAGACGATCAAAGTGATCGAGAATCACGACAAGTCCAAGCCCCTGTTTCTCTACCTGCCCTTCCAGTTGGTTCACTACCCGCTGCAG gTTCCCCTGAAATACgaacaaatgtacaaacacGTTGCTTCCAAACGGAGACGCGTTTACAGCG GGATGGTGTCCATGATGGACGAGGCATTCGGTCAGATTACCGAGGCGCTGGACAGTGCCGGACTGCTGGACAACTCGCTGATCATCTTCACCACTGAC AATGGCGGATCAGTGCCACATGGGGGTAACAACTGGCCACTCCGGGGTGGCAAGACAACATTTTGGGAAGGAGGCACCCGGGGTGTGGCTTTCGTATGGAGCAGAAACCTGCTGGAGCGGACTGGCTACACCAACCATGA GATGATACATGCTGTGGACTGGTTCCCCACCATTCTACATCTCGCTGGTTTACGCCCAG ATTCTAACATCGACGGCGTCAACCAGTGGGAGATGCTGAGGACTGGCGCCCCGAGCAGCAGAACCGAATTTGTCTACAACATCGACACCATCATGAACAGCTCCGCCATCAGATACGGCGACTACAAGCTGCTGACCGGCTCTCCAGGCAGCATCAATGACTGGTATCCCATTCCCACACAGGACAACACAATTTCCAGAACAAAGGAGGCGACATGGAAGCCCCAGCTGTACAACATACGAA ATGACCCACAGGAGCGGAATGACCTGGCACAGAAGCAACCTCAGATATTGAAGTTCATGATGAACAGACTTTCTCGCTGGATGGCCAGCGGTGTGAAGCCACAGACCTCCCCTGTTGACCCCAGGAGCAACCCAAGGAACTGGGGAGGAGTCTGGACCCCCGGGTGGTGCTAG
- the LOC112560461 gene encoding MAM and LDL-receptor class A domain-containing protein 2-like, which translates to MATCDHVAWRRWLYLEYLIVGIVGSLSQRPCTNNSGFIETSSYFLGNDIETYPVQYGDCSFGQSLCNYTQFCTDYDAEDWRQIGDHAECPGKTGRYNSFSVLVSPLLHISHVTCLTFEYTQEIPGTLSVYLATRILLFSVMTEEVNEIPDFISHKIELSNTTGKLAFRARSADTNNKVQLRGVKLQPGSCTGPACSFGLGENTPSTCGWTLDNWDITFQLMSENVRGATSNGYFAYVIYPTIKATMTTTLAQSTGSQTGCLEFFFITCGRECRLLVSIQSLDGNRRAVWVVSSNTSTVDCLQTWQQAAVPLSSSAAFTVMFENVPTDKSSGVVAVDSVRYTTQPSPSACPLAPQHALPRDDDVIWSLPLSSTQRLSGDISTVTESAVDNPRTTVTFRQSGLSSLVDVTAVLRSQSGFSSSASK; encoded by the exons ATGGCGACATGTGATCACGTGGCATGGCGTCGATGGCTGTACTTGGAATATTTGATTGTGGGCATCGTGGGATCTTTGTCACAAAG ACCCTGCACAAATAATAGTGGCTTCATCGAAACCAGTAGTTACTTTCTGGGAAACGACATTGAAA CTTACCCTGTACAATACGGAGACTGCTCCTTCGGTCAATCTCTGTGTAACTACACTCAGTTCTGTACAGACTATGATGCAGAGGACTGGCGACAAATCGGAg ATCACGCTGAGTGTCCGGGGAAGACTGGAAGGTATAACTCCTTCTCAGTCCTGGTGTCGCCGCTGCTCCatatcagtcacgtgacctgccttACGTTTGAGTACACACAAGAAATACCAGGAACACTGAGTGTTTACCTGGCAACACGCATTCTTTTATTTAGTGTCATGACTGAGGAGGTTAACGAGATACCAGATTTCATCTCGCATAAGATTGAGTTATCAAATACCACTGGTAAG ctTGCATTTCGAGCTCGCAGTGCCGATACTAACAACAAAGTTCAGCTCCGGGGTGTCAAACTACAGCCAGGATCATGCACTGGGCCTG CATGTTCGTTTGGGCTCGGAGAAAATACTCCTTCAACTTGTGGCTGGACTCTTGACAACTGGGACATAACCTTTCAACTTATGTCTGAAAACGTCAGAGGTGCAACGAGTAATG GATATTTTGCTTACGTCATCTACCCGACTATCAAAGCCACGATGACCACTACCCTGGCTCAGTCAACAGGTTCGCAGACAGGATGTCTGGAGTTTTTCTTCATTACCTGTGGCCGTGAGTGTAGACTACTTGTGTCAATTCAAAGTTTGGACGGAAATCGCAGAGCGGTCTGGGTAGTGTCTTCAAATACATCAACTGTCGACTGTTTACAAACATGGCAACAGGCAGCAGTGCCTCTGTCTTCCTCAGCTGCATTTACA GTGATGTTTGAAAATGTACCAACGGACAAAAGCTCGGGGGTGGTTGCTGTGGACTCTGTTCGATACACGACACAGCCGTCACCATCAGCATGTCCACTTGCCCCACAGCACGCTCTGCCACGTGACGATGACGTCATATGGTCGTTGCCGTTGAGCTCTACACAAAGACTGTCAGGAGACATCAGTACGGTGACAGAGTCAGCGGTAGATAACCCACGAACGACCGTTACATTTCGTCAGTCAGGGTTGTCTAGTTTAGTGGATGTTACTGCAGTTCTCCGGTCACAAAGTGGATTCAGCAGCAGTGCCAGTAAGTAA